In Nitrospirota bacterium, the following are encoded in one genomic region:
- the asnB gene encoding asparagine synthase (glutamine-hydrolyzing) — protein sequence MCGIAGQVTADRRPVEARVIAAMGGRLSHRGPDDAGLHVDGHVGLAHRRLSVLDLSQAGRQPMANESGTVWIVYNGEIYNFEELRDSLRSRYAFRSRTDTEVVLRLYEEYGLQCLPMLRGMFAFAIWDKRAQRLVLARDRLGKKPLFYSIRGARLSFASELKALLADGPSPPIDPVALHHYLTFQYVPAPRTIFQGVRKLPPGHVLVYEDGKGSESAYWSLDYVAKRTWRSEEACREEFLALLEESVKLRLISDVPLGAFLSGGMDSSSVVALMSRLTRQPVKTFSIGFKDEAFNELPYAGTVAEKFETDHHEFVVEPSAVEILPTLVRVYDEPFADASAIPTYCVSQLSRQYVTVVLNGDGGDELLAGYPRYAFTLWDELGSRWLSDPARDRFSRWIGGALGRVPGLGRARNRLDRALTPFARAYMARICYFSPAEKGGLYAPGFFETVRDKDSYDLLTDWFDRAQASTLLDRLLWVDTHSYLPDDLLVKVDRATMAHGLEARSPFLDHRLAEFCAALPVRLKVRNGQSKYLLKRVMQDLLPASILERPKMGFGVPIDRWFREDCRDFVRDILLADRCLARGYFRPERVRQMLDVHQRGEADYGSRLYALLMLELWHREYADHHGSRSI from the coding sequence ATGTGTGGGATTGCGGGACAGGTGACGGCTGACCGGCGGCCCGTGGAGGCGCGGGTGATCGCGGCCATGGGAGGCCGGCTGAGCCATCGGGGCCCGGACGACGCCGGTCTCCACGTGGACGGACACGTGGGGTTGGCCCACCGGCGCCTGAGCGTCCTGGACTTGAGCCAGGCCGGGCGCCAGCCGATGGCGAACGAGAGCGGCACGGTCTGGATCGTCTACAACGGCGAGATCTACAACTTCGAAGAGCTGCGGGACTCGCTTCGTTCCCGCTATGCCTTCCGGTCGCGCACCGATACGGAGGTCGTACTCCGCCTGTACGAGGAGTACGGGCTCCAGTGCCTGCCCATGCTCCGGGGCATGTTTGCTTTCGCGATCTGGGACAAGCGGGCCCAGCGGCTGGTGCTGGCCAGGGACCGGCTCGGCAAGAAGCCGCTGTTCTACTCGATCAGGGGAGCCCGCCTCTCCTTCGCGTCCGAGCTCAAGGCGCTGCTCGCGGACGGTCCGTCTCCGCCGATCGATCCCGTCGCCCTGCACCATTACCTGACGTTCCAGTACGTGCCCGCCCCCAGGACGATCTTCCAGGGCGTCCGCAAGCTCCCGCCGGGCCACGTGCTGGTCTATGAGGACGGCAAGGGATCGGAGAGCGCCTACTGGTCGCTGGACTACGTTGCGAAGCGGACTTGGCGGAGCGAAGAGGCCTGCCGCGAAGAATTTCTGGCTCTGTTGGAGGAATCGGTCAAGCTCCGGCTGATCAGCGACGTTCCGCTGGGCGCCTTCCTGAGCGGGGGGATGGACTCCAGCAGCGTGGTGGCCCTGATGAGCCGGCTGACGCGGCAGCCGGTGAAGACCTTCTCAATCGGCTTCAAGGACGAAGCCTTCAACGAGCTGCCCTATGCCGGGACGGTGGCCGAGAAGTTCGAGACCGACCATCACGAGTTCGTCGTGGAGCCGTCGGCGGTGGAGATTCTGCCTACGCTCGTCCGGGTCTATGACGAGCCCTTCGCCGACGCCTCGGCCATTCCGACCTATTGCGTCTCGCAGTTGAGCCGGCAGTACGTGACCGTGGTCTTGAACGGCGACGGGGGAGACGAGCTGCTGGCCGGCTACCCCCGCTATGCGTTCACCCTGTGGGATGAGCTGGGAAGCCGTTGGCTGTCCGATCCGGCCAGAGACCGGTTCAGCCGTTGGATCGGCGGCGCGCTGGGGCGCGTGCCGGGGCTGGGCCGGGCCAGGAACCGGCTCGATCGGGCGCTCACGCCCTTTGCGCGGGCGTACATGGCCCGCATCTGCTACTTCTCGCCGGCCGAGAAGGGCGGGCTCTATGCTCCGGGCTTCTTTGAGACCGTCAGGGATAAGGATTCCTACGACCTGCTGACCGACTGGTTCGACCGCGCTCAGGCCTCCACCCTGCTCGATCGTCTCCTGTGGGTGGATACCCACAGTTATTTGCCGGACGACCTGCTGGTCAAGGTGGATCGGGCCACGATGGCCCACGGTCTCGAAGCCAGGTCTCCGTTCTTGGACCACCGGCTGGCGGAGTTCTGCGCGGCGTTGCCGGTTCGCCTGAAGGTGCGGAACGGACAGAGCAAGTATCTGCTCAAGCGCGTCATGCAGGACCTGCTGCCGGCCTCGATCCTCGAGCGGCCCAAGATGGGATTCGGCGTTCCGATCGACCGCTGGTTCCGCGAGGACTGCCGCGATTTCGTGCGCGACATCCTGCTCGCGGATCGGTGCCTCGCGCGCGGCTACTTCCGGCCGGAACGGGTCCGGCAGATGCTGGACGTGCACCAGCGGGGCGAGGCCGACTACGGCTCCCGTCTGTACGCCCTGCTGATGCTCGAGCTCTGGCACCGCGAATACGCGGATCACCACGGGAGCCGTTCGATCTGA